In Niallia sp. FSL W8-0635, one genomic interval encodes:
- a CDS encoding sensor histidine kinase, with the protein MVIFFGILIVGLLIPIIALVLLSIMKLLNQEFDYLHMENKQIQLEKQLQQMEYEQLSQKIRPHFLFNSLNAMMSLARLKRNDDLITAMEQFSLFLKYQHADQTALVLFERELFHTNNYLSIQQLRFGKKLTIAYELDERAYQTQLPSYTLQTLVENAFKHGLEKKRGEKHLMIALKRHGDWVRLTVSDNGDRAIEQKSGHGTGLENIKKRLELLFEMYTDVSLKRKDNATEATVIWPYTPEGER; encoded by the coding sequence GTGGTTATTTTTTTTGGTATTTTGATAGTAGGTCTATTAATTCCGATTATTGCTTTGGTCTTGCTGAGTATTATGAAACTACTTAATCAGGAGTTTGATTATTTACATATGGAGAATAAACAAATTCAATTAGAAAAGCAGCTGCAGCAAATGGAGTATGAACAGCTCAGTCAAAAGATTCGTCCGCATTTTTTGTTTAATAGTTTAAATGCGATGATGTCCCTTGCTCGTTTGAAGCGAAATGATGATCTCATAACAGCTATGGAGCAATTTTCTTTATTTTTAAAGTATCAGCATGCAGATCAGACAGCGCTTGTCTTATTTGAAAGGGAATTATTCCATACAAACAATTACTTATCGATTCAGCAGCTACGTTTTGGAAAAAAGCTTACGATCGCGTATGAGCTAGATGAACGAGCCTATCAAACACAGCTGCCGTCTTATACGTTACAAACGCTTGTTGAGAATGCCTTTAAGCATGGCTTGGAGAAAAAACGTGGCGAAAAACATTTGATGATTGCTTTAAAGCGACATGGCGATTGGGTGAGATTAACAGTTTCTGATAATGGGGATAGAGCGATTGAGCAAAAAAGTGGGCATGGAACAGGGTTGGAAAATATTAAAAAACGGTTGGAATTGTTATTTGAAATGTACACAGATGTTTCATTAAAACGTAAAGATAACGCAACAGAGGCAACAGTCATTTGGCCATATACGCCGGAGGGTGAAAGATGA
- a CDS encoding APC family permease, which produces MAVPEKSTSNNAQVSSTGYKQELKRSLTFWDLLIYGLVFMVPIAPFGIYGSVAQGSNGMVALAYLIGMVGMIFTALSYARMSEAFPIAGSVYSYAQRGINESVGFIAGWLILLDYIFVPALLYLVSAAALHDIVPEIPLLVWLVIFIGINTVVNVVGIEFTAKANKIIVVLELIVLAVFVVTGIVAIVQGVNGAEFTFKPLYDADNFSMSVVMGAVSIAVLSFLGFDAISTLAEESKGGSKAVGRAIIFSLLVVGLLFIIQTWVAALIWPDYTTFENADVAFYQIAEIAGGTWLKWTTILATALAWGIADALVAQAAISRILYSMARDRKLPKFLSKIHPKFKTPYASTLVVAVISLIVTAFFSSKINSLASVVNFGALSAFLFLHASVVIYFIKKQKSKDYVRHLVLPLIGFAVIGYVWINLDPLSKKLGFIWLAIGIVYLILLKVFKKDTSLDLEE; this is translated from the coding sequence ATGGCAGTTCCAGAGAAATCAACTTCAAACAATGCCCAAGTGTCTTCGACTGGCTATAAGCAAGAGCTTAAACGCTCCTTAACTTTTTGGGATCTACTGATATACGGTTTAGTTTTCATGGTACCAATTGCACCATTTGGTATTTATGGATCGGTTGCTCAAGGCTCCAATGGGATGGTTGCCTTAGCGTACTTAATAGGGATGGTTGGGATGATTTTTACAGCATTAAGCTATGCAAGAATGTCTGAGGCATTTCCAATCGCAGGCTCTGTTTATTCTTATGCACAACGTGGGATCAATGAGTCTGTTGGTTTTATTGCAGGCTGGTTAATCTTACTCGATTATATTTTTGTACCAGCGCTTTTATATTTAGTTAGTGCAGCGGCATTACATGATATAGTTCCAGAAATTCCGCTTTTAGTATGGCTTGTTATTTTCATCGGAATTAACACGGTAGTTAACGTAGTAGGTATTGAATTTACAGCAAAAGCGAACAAAATTATTGTTGTATTGGAGCTTATTGTTTTAGCTGTATTTGTGGTAACAGGTATTGTTGCCATTGTACAAGGGGTGAATGGAGCTGAATTCACATTTAAACCATTGTATGATGCGGATAACTTCAGCATGAGCGTGGTCATGGGAGCTGTGTCGATTGCGGTATTAAGCTTCTTAGGCTTTGACGCGATTTCCACGTTAGCGGAGGAGTCCAAAGGTGGAAGCAAAGCAGTTGGTCGAGCAATTATCTTCTCCTTACTTGTAGTTGGCTTATTATTTATTATTCAAACATGGGTAGCAGCACTAATCTGGCCAGATTATACGACATTTGAAAATGCAGATGTTGCCTTCTATCAAATTGCGGAAATAGCTGGTGGTACTTGGTTGAAATGGACAACCATCTTGGCTACAGCTCTAGCTTGGGGAATTGCTGACGCACTTGTTGCACAAGCAGCCATTTCACGAATTCTTTACAGTATGGCTCGTGACCGTAAGCTACCAAAGTTTCTATCAAAAATTCACCCGAAATTCAAAACACCATATGCAAGTACATTAGTAGTAGCAGTAATCTCTTTAATCGTAACAGCATTCTTTTCATCCAAAATTAACTCCTTAGCTTCCGTTGTTAACTTTGGCGCGTTATCAGCATTCTTATTCTTACATGCATCGGTTGTCATTTACTTTATTAAAAAACAAAAAAGTAAAGATTATGTTAGACATCTCGTGTTACCACTAATCGGATTTGCCGTTATTGGCTACGTATGGATTAACCTAGACCCATTGTCTAAGAAATTAGGATTTATTTGGTTGGCAATCGGGATTGTTTATTTGATTTTGTTGAAAGTTTTTAAGAAGGATACTTCTTTGGATTTGGAGGAGTAG
- a CDS encoding acetamidase/formamidase family protein, translating into MANHLSKESYIYAMDKANKPAMTLQSGSQVVIDTYDCFQNQITSNDTTFQAIDWDQINPATGPIFVEGAQPGDILKVKIDNIELGERGVMVVGPGLGVMGDEIKNFTAKIIPIQDNKAIFNDKLALPLNPMIGVIGVAPEKEAVNNGTPGAHGGNMDTKLITTGAILYFPVFQEGALFALGDLHAAMGDGEIGVSGIEIPAKVTVMLEVIKGHSLNFPVLENEEGVASLVSMKSLDDAANLAVKEMIHLLRPHTDLSLEEFTMLMSAAGDSQISQIVDPLKTARFFVPRAILEAYNIELFQEGAN; encoded by the coding sequence ATGGCGAACCATTTATCAAAAGAATCGTATATTTATGCAATGGATAAAGCAAACAAGCCGGCAATGACACTGCAGTCAGGATCACAAGTGGTCATTGATACATATGATTGTTTCCAAAATCAGATTACTTCCAATGACACAACATTTCAGGCAATTGACTGGGATCAAATTAATCCGGCAACTGGACCAATCTTCGTGGAAGGAGCGCAGCCAGGAGATATTCTGAAAGTGAAGATTGATAACATTGAGCTTGGAGAAAGAGGGGTTATGGTAGTTGGTCCTGGCCTTGGCGTGATGGGGGATGAAATCAAAAACTTCACGGCGAAGATCATTCCAATTCAAGATAACAAAGCGATTTTTAATGACAAACTAGCATTGCCATTAAATCCAATGATTGGTGTAATTGGTGTTGCTCCGGAAAAGGAAGCAGTCAATAACGGAACACCAGGAGCGCACGGTGGAAACATGGACACAAAACTAATCACAACTGGCGCGATACTTTACTTTCCAGTTTTCCAAGAGGGAGCCTTATTTGCATTAGGCGATTTACACGCTGCAATGGGAGATGGGGAAATTGGTGTATCTGGTATTGAAATTCCTGCAAAGGTGACGGTAATGCTTGAGGTGATTAAAGGACATAGCTTGAACTTCCCTGTTCTTGAAAATGAAGAGGGCGTAGCTTCTTTAGTTTCCATGAAATCATTGGATGACGCCGCAAATCTGGCTGTAAAAGAAATGATTCATCTATTAAGACCACATACTGACCTATCGCTCGAAGAATTCACTATGTTAATGAGTGCAGCTGGAGATTCGCAAATTAGTCAGATTGTCGATCCATTGAAAACAGCACGCTTCTTCGTTCCAAGAGCTATTTTGGAAGCATACAACATCGAACTTTTCCAAGAAGGAGCGAATTAA
- a CDS encoding DUF6944 family repetitive protein, with product MKNRVEIASVWVQVIGTILAAIGNSVWEILSEDEVKNLDLVGNVLQAFGNAVQADQQETVTFEKIGTQIQAIGNTVVASSYILFEDELESK from the coding sequence GTGAAGAATCGCGTTGAAATTGCTTCTGTATGGGTGCAAGTAATCGGAACAATTCTTGCTGCTATAGGAAACAGTGTTTGGGAAATACTTAGTGAAGACGAAGTAAAAAACTTAGATTTAGTGGGAAATGTTTTACAAGCTTTCGGGAATGCCGTACAGGCAGATCAACAAGAAACGGTAACCTTTGAAAAGATAGGCACACAGATTCAAGCAATCGGGAACACCGTTGTGGCTAGTTCGTATATTTTATTTGAAGATGAATTAGAAAGTAAATAA
- a CDS encoding PTS transporter subunit IIBC codes for MKKMFSFEFWQKFGKALMVVVAVMPAAGIMISLGKLIAMIDASVFITIGSVVENIGWGIIGNLHILFALAIGGSWAKEKAGGAFAAGIAFLLINRITGSIFGVTNDMLSQEGAYTHTLFGTKILVDGYFTSVLEAPALNMGVFVGIISGFIGAIVYNKYYNFRKLPDALAFFNGKRFVPFVVILWSVIVSLLLAVIWPTIQTGINQFGLWIATSSESAPILAPFIYGTAERLLIPFGLHHMLTIPINYTSLGGTYTIMSGVMAGKEVFGQDPLWLAWASDLVNLQNAGDTGAYNQLLSTVTPARFKVGQMIGATAILMGVAVAIYRNVDMDKKKKYKSMIFSAAIAVFLTGVTEPLEFMFMFAAPVLYVVYAILQGLAFASADIVNLRLHSFGNLELVTRLPIAFKAGLGGDVLNFVIVCIVFFVVTYFITNFMIKKFNIATPGRNGNYESDADSSLTEAAQEGPTNSQVLEIVDLLGGKANITDVDACMTRLRVSVKEIDKVGDESSWKSAGAMGLIKKDGGVQAIYGPKADILKSDINDYLEQAE; via the coding sequence ATGAAAAAAATGTTTTCATTTGAATTTTGGCAAAAATTCGGAAAAGCACTGATGGTAGTGGTAGCTGTTATGCCGGCAGCTGGTATTATGATTAGTTTAGGAAAGCTAATTGCGATGATTGATGCTTCTGTTTTTATCACAATTGGAAGCGTTGTAGAGAACATAGGTTGGGGAATTATTGGTAACTTACATATTTTATTCGCATTAGCAATTGGGGGTTCATGGGCTAAGGAAAAAGCAGGTGGGGCCTTTGCAGCTGGGATTGCATTCTTATTAATTAATAGAATTACAGGCTCTATCTTTGGGGTAACAAATGATATGCTTTCCCAAGAAGGAGCTTATACACATACTTTATTTGGAACGAAGATTTTAGTAGATGGCTATTTTACAAGTGTATTGGAAGCGCCTGCACTTAACATGGGTGTTTTCGTAGGGATTATATCCGGGTTTATAGGCGCGATTGTCTATAATAAATATTATAATTTCCGAAAGCTGCCTGATGCACTTGCATTCTTTAATGGAAAACGATTTGTACCATTTGTTGTTATTCTATGGTCTGTTATCGTTTCCTTATTGTTGGCAGTGATTTGGCCAACTATTCAAACAGGAATTAACCAATTTGGTTTATGGATTGCTACCTCAAGTGAAAGCGCTCCAATACTGGCGCCTTTTATCTATGGTACGGCAGAACGTCTTCTTATTCCATTCGGTCTACATCATATGTTAACGATTCCAATTAACTATACATCATTGGGTGGAACATATACGATTATGTCTGGTGTTATGGCTGGGAAAGAAGTATTTGGACAAGATCCACTTTGGTTAGCATGGGCAAGTGATTTAGTAAACCTACAAAATGCGGGTGATACAGGGGCATATAATCAACTGCTTTCCACCGTTACCCCAGCACGTTTTAAAGTAGGGCAAATGATTGGAGCTACTGCGATTTTAATGGGAGTTGCTGTTGCGATTTACCGAAATGTGGATATGGATAAAAAGAAAAAATATAAATCAATGATTTTTTCCGCAGCTATTGCTGTGTTCTTAACAGGTGTTACAGAGCCTTTAGAATTTATGTTTATGTTTGCTGCACCAGTACTTTATGTTGTTTATGCTATTTTACAAGGATTAGCATTTGCATCTGCGGATATTGTAAATTTACGCCTACATTCCTTTGGGAACTTAGAGCTAGTAACACGCTTGCCGATTGCTTTTAAAGCTGGCTTGGGAGGAGACGTTCTAAACTTTGTCATTGTGTGTATTGTCTTTTTCGTGGTGACGTATTTCATTACTAATTTCATGATTAAGAAATTTAATATTGCGACACCAGGTCGTAATGGGAATTATGAAAGTGATGCCGATTCTTCGTTAACAGAAGCGGCTCAAGAAGGACCTACTAACAGCCAAGTTTTAGAAATTGTAGATTTATTAGGTGGAAAAGCGAATATTACGGATGTGGACGCATGTATGACGAGATTACGTGTATCTGTAAAAGAGATAGATAAAGTTGGCGATGAATCGTCTTGGAAATCGGCGGGAGCAATGGGGCTAATTAAGAAGGATGGTGGAGTTCAGGCTATCTATGGTCCAAAAGCAGATATACTGAAATCGGATATTAATGACTATTTGGAGCAAGCTGAATGA
- a CDS encoding response regulator transcription factor yields the protein MNILIVDDEPLELEQLSFLVAKKFPDWNIYTAEDASEAKLLLRETNFSLALVDIQLPGESGLKFCEFLQSNNNQIEVVLITAHQDFQYAKQAIKLHVMDYLVKPVIEKEFYDMLDDFMDKHAWIDTKSTLVNSVLQIIREHYQEKLQLADVASQVYVSPTYLSKKFAEETGEKFTEYITRFRIKKAKQLMQENPQWSLFEVAQRVGFSSQHHFSNSFKKVEGITPSQLKEKLHD from the coding sequence ATGAATATATTAATAGTAGATGATGAACCATTGGAACTGGAACAACTCTCCTTTCTAGTAGCAAAGAAATTTCCAGATTGGAATATCTATACGGCAGAAGATGCGAGTGAAGCAAAGCTCCTGCTAAGAGAGACAAACTTCTCCCTTGCATTAGTGGATATTCAATTACCAGGGGAATCAGGTTTGAAGTTTTGTGAATTTTTGCAATCTAATAATAATCAAATAGAAGTAGTTCTTATTACCGCACATCAGGACTTTCAATATGCTAAACAAGCAATTAAGCTACATGTGATGGATTACTTAGTGAAACCAGTAATTGAGAAGGAATTCTATGATATGCTTGATGACTTTATGGATAAACATGCATGGATTGACACCAAGTCGACGCTCGTTAATAGCGTGCTTCAGATTATCCGCGAACATTATCAAGAAAAACTACAGCTTGCAGATGTAGCGAGTCAAGTGTATGTTTCTCCAACATACCTTAGTAAAAAATTCGCGGAAGAAACTGGGGAAAAGTTTACAGAGTATATAACAAGATTTCGCATAAAAAAAGCAAAACAATTGATGCAGGAAAACCCACAATGGTCCTTATTTGAAGTAGCCCAAAGAGTTGGATTTTCCAGCCAGCATCACTTTAGTAATTCCTTTAAGAAAGTGGAAGGAATCACCCCTAGTCAATTAAAGGAGAAGCTCCATGATTGA
- a CDS encoding methyl-accepting chemotaxis protein: MKIKNFNIRMKINLMIIVIILFLSIIIGCVTYFQVNRAMHDVFSDRVSVVSGLGYKWLDATYKGDWTIKDGELYKGDVKINDNSELLDKIGEVTGGIANIFQGDTTVATNVIVDGERRIGQKADSSISEVVLKTEDTYVGEADIAGQKYLTMYKPIKDNNGNVIGMWMVGPKIKVINDTVQSLLTMLIVVMVISGIIAIIYSIFFTRTIVRPIQIINKQLKDISDGEGDLTKELSVRSQDEIGELAHSFNRMIGSLRKMIGQIGSTSDQVAASSEELTASAEQTSRATSHIASSIQEVASSAEIQEQGAMEGSQAMKEMAIGMQQVAVTTSSVSELAAETNNEANIGNESIQKAIKQMNVIHSSVSDSATVIKKLGEQSNKIGTITEVITRIADQTNLLALNAAIEAARAGEHGKGFAVVAEEVRKLAEQSKDSADQIASLISHIQVDTTQAVDLMNKGSVETSLGMDVIHETSEGFQKILRSIEEVTTQIQEVSAVTEEMSASIEQVNASMEEMARISLSSANNTQNVASAAEEQMASMEEITASSASLSKMAENLQVLVNRFKL, from the coding sequence ATGAAAATTAAAAACTTCAATATTAGAATGAAGATTAATCTTATGATAATAGTCATTATTTTATTTTTATCCATTATTATTGGTTGTGTAACGTATTTTCAAGTAAATAGAGCTATGCATGATGTATTTTCTGATAGAGTAAGTGTAGTTTCTGGCCTCGGCTATAAATGGCTAGATGCAACATATAAAGGAGATTGGACTATTAAAGATGGTGAACTTTATAAAGGAGATGTAAAGATTAATGATAATAGTGAGCTTCTGGATAAAATAGGGGAAGTAACTGGTGGAATAGCAAATATTTTTCAAGGCGATACAACCGTTGCTACCAACGTAATCGTGGATGGAGAAAGAAGGATTGGTCAAAAAGCAGATAGCTCGATATCAGAAGTTGTACTTAAAACAGAGGATACCTATGTAGGAGAAGCGGACATTGCTGGACAGAAATATTTGACGATGTATAAACCAATTAAGGATAACAATGGCAATGTAATTGGTATGTGGATGGTAGGTCCGAAAATTAAGGTAATTAATGATACGGTTCAATCATTACTAACTATGCTCATAGTAGTGATGGTGATATCTGGAATAATTGCTATTATCTATAGTATATTTTTTACAAGGACAATTGTACGTCCGATTCAGATAATTAATAAACAGTTAAAGGATATTTCTGATGGGGAAGGAGATCTTACGAAGGAGCTCTCCGTGAGATCTCAAGATGAAATTGGAGAGTTAGCTCATTCCTTTAATCGAATGATTGGTAGCCTACGTAAGATGATAGGCCAAATTGGTTCTACATCAGATCAAGTAGCTGCATCTTCAGAGGAGTTAACAGCAAGTGCAGAACAGACGTCTCGTGCAACAAGTCACATTGCTTCTTCTATTCAAGAAGTGGCTAGTAGTGCAGAAATACAGGAGCAAGGAGCAATGGAAGGTTCACAAGCAATGAAAGAGATGGCTATTGGAATGCAACAAGTAGCTGTAACGACATCCTCTGTTTCGGAATTAGCCGCGGAAACTAATAATGAAGCCAATATTGGGAATGAATCCATTCAAAAGGCAATAAAACAAATGAATGTTATCCATTCATCTGTAAGTGACTCGGCTACTGTTATTAAAAAATTAGGAGAACAATCTAATAAAATCGGTACAATTACAGAAGTGATAACGAGAATTGCTGATCAAACCAATCTATTAGCACTTAACGCAGCGATTGAAGCAGCACGAGCGGGAGAACATGGAAAAGGCTTTGCTGTAGTTGCTGAAGAAGTAAGAAAACTTGCTGAGCAATCCAAGGATTCAGCAGATCAGATAGCTAGTTTAATAAGTCATATACAAGTAGATACCACACAAGCTGTAGACCTAATGAACAAAGGATCTGTTGAGACATCGTTAGGAATGGATGTCATACATGAAACAAGCGAAGGTTTTCAAAAAATTCTTCGATCAATTGAAGAAGTTACTACCCAAATTCAAGAGGTTTCTGCTGTAACAGAGGAAATGTCCGCAAGTATTGAACAAGTTAATGCTTCGATGGAGGAAATGGCTCGTATTTCTCTAAGCTCTGCAAACAATACACAAAATGTTGCATCTGCTGCGGAAGAACAGATGGCATCTATGGAGGAAATTACAGCTTCCTCAGCTTCTCTATCTAAGATGGCGGAAAACTTGCAAGTGCTTGTTAATCGATTTAAGTTATAA
- a CDS encoding DUF6944 family repetitive protein, which produces MKGNWLQAFGALVEAVDEVLDNSGPEQTLNILGNTTQAVGNSFQAIGGKHILFNNKDKGLFLVISGSWIQAVGTILNAIGQTDEELAENNHVNQNKSVEDASSFYEQENLKRAWGAGNKYY; this is translated from the coding sequence ATTAAAGGGAATTGGCTCCAGGCATTCGGTGCGCTAGTCGAAGCAGTTGATGAGGTGCTCGATAACTCAGGACCGGAACAAACATTAAATATCTTAGGTAATACCACACAGGCAGTCGGCAACTCCTTCCAAGCAATCGGCGGGAAGCATATCCTCTTTAACAATAAAGATAAGGGACTATTTCTAGTAATAAGTGGAAGCTGGATACAAGCAGTGGGAACGATACTAAATGCAATTGGCCAAACCGATGAGGAATTGGCAGAAAATAACCATGTTAACCAAAATAAGAGTGTAGAAGATGCCTCTTCCTTTTATGAGCAAGAAAATCTCAAGCGAGCATGGGGAGCAGGGAATAAATATTATTAG
- a CDS encoding MurR/RpiR family transcriptional regulator, with translation MTLQTLINKYYKLLNENDLHVLSYVSQNLELCTDKTVSDIAKLCNVSPSTVIRTTKKLNFYGYSEFRYFLKEEADRIRETKVPNNQYFHSSTLLQDVTQTIKLFDEDKSLDNIYKLFLDSNNIFAYGTGYGQDLMLKEFYRCLLNNNIYLNIIPSKTELELLSNVITSNDLLLVASLSGNIDSIDSIIKNISVKNVPIVSITSFSRNELSYLAKYNLYYQVSNLNKVNNLNNSSFCTLNLVLSLLYEGFNNYIGIQDNSRLKNISN, from the coding sequence GTGACTTTACAAACTTTAATAAACAAATACTATAAGCTATTAAACGAAAATGACTTGCATGTTTTAAGTTATGTTAGTCAAAATCTAGAGTTATGTACAGACAAAACTGTTTCAGACATTGCCAAACTATGTAACGTCTCACCTTCTACTGTCATTCGGACAACGAAGAAGCTTAACTTTTATGGATATAGTGAATTTCGTTATTTTCTGAAGGAGGAAGCGGATCGGATAAGAGAGACAAAGGTACCAAATAATCAATATTTTCATAGCTCCACTTTGCTGCAAGATGTAACACAAACGATTAAGTTATTTGATGAGGATAAGAGTTTGGACAATATCTATAAGCTATTTTTGGATTCAAATAATATTTTTGCTTATGGAACTGGCTATGGTCAGGATTTAATGCTTAAAGAATTTTATCGGTGTCTATTAAATAACAATATCTATTTGAACATCATTCCAAGCAAAACAGAACTAGAATTACTTTCTAATGTCATAACTTCTAATGATTTATTATTAGTTGCCTCACTATCTGGTAACATAGATTCTATTGATTCGATTATTAAGAATATCTCTGTTAAGAATGTGCCAATTGTATCCATTACTTCTTTTTCAAGAAATGAATTATCTTACTTAGCAAAGTATAATCTATATTATCAAGTTTCCAATCTGAATAAAGTGAATAATTTGAATAATTCTTCTTTTTGCACCTTAAATCTAGTTTTAAGTTTATTGTACGAAGGATTTAATAACTATATTGGCATCCAAGATAATAGTCGCTTGAAAAATATCAGTAATTGA
- a CDS encoding spore germination protein, which translates to MLTIEFQESLQENISNIKNTFNHTSDLIVRKIKPKSDGSFEINIVYLDGIINTDHLQEYVVKPILEHVKTATKEFLIDEMIDRIIESADVKTTNKYKDLIDAIIQGNTILLINGYQKGIIISSTNWKERSIEESLGERSPKGPVIGLTEQMKTNINLLRSIIKTPDFCVEEMEFGSISKTAVSILFIEGIVDKGILMEVRKRLKSLKIKYLLNSKVVEYVLEGKPRTFFNLARTTGRIDGVASSLYEGRVAIIVDGFPYTIIAPTLFMDLFQAPDEYHEKSGRFTNRMIRMICFILAVYLPAIYITIANFHKKELPNKISEALISKDELLSTFWEMVILLFLLKILLDASFRIPKSAVILLSLIGTIVIGETAVTAKLIHPVSLIIVGITAISSYLLANRGMFAAENTLRPIFLIIANFFGFNGIIIALTIQIIYMVSLKSIGVPYLSPLIPFRIQELKDTIFRGDLQTIINSKHSYTEDND; encoded by the coding sequence ATGTTGACAATAGAATTCCAAGAAAGTCTTCAAGAAAATATTAGCAATATAAAGAATACTTTTAATCATACATCAGACCTTATTGTAAGAAAAATCAAACCGAAAAGCGACGGTTCTTTCGAAATCAACATCGTATATTTGGATGGAATTATTAATACAGACCATCTGCAAGAATATGTTGTCAAACCAATATTAGAACATGTTAAAACGGCGACAAAGGAATTTCTTATTGACGAAATGATTGATAGAATTATTGAATCGGCTGATGTGAAAACCACTAATAAATACAAGGACTTAATAGATGCTATTATTCAAGGAAATACCATACTATTAATTAATGGATACCAGAAAGGAATTATTATATCATCAACTAATTGGAAGGAAAGAAGCATTGAAGAATCACTAGGAGAACGGTCACCCAAGGGACCAGTTATTGGGCTAACGGAACAAATGAAAACAAATATCAATTTGTTAAGAAGCATAATAAAAACCCCCGATTTCTGTGTAGAAGAAATGGAATTTGGGTCAATCTCCAAAACAGCAGTTTCTATCTTATTTATTGAAGGCATTGTTGATAAAGGAATTTTAATGGAAGTGCGAAAAAGGTTAAAAAGCCTTAAAATAAAGTATTTACTAAATTCAAAAGTTGTAGAATATGTGTTAGAAGGAAAACCTAGAACATTTTTCAATTTAGCAAGAACTACAGGACGTATTGACGGAGTAGCGTCTTCATTATATGAAGGAAGAGTTGCAATAATAGTAGATGGTTTTCCCTATACTATTATCGCCCCCACCCTTTTTATGGATTTATTTCAGGCACCGGATGAATATCATGAAAAATCTGGCCGTTTCACAAATCGAATGATAAGAATGATCTGTTTTATTCTAGCGGTATACTTACCTGCTATTTATATTACGATAGCTAATTTTCATAAAAAAGAGTTACCCAACAAAATTTCAGAGGCATTAATATCTAAAGATGAGTTATTATCAACCTTTTGGGAAATGGTTATTCTATTATTTCTCCTAAAAATATTATTAGATGCTTCATTTCGCATTCCAAAAAGTGCAGTGATTTTACTTTCCTTAATCGGAACAATTGTAATAGGCGAAACAGCTGTTACAGCTAAACTAATTCATCCAGTTAGTCTCATAATAGTAGGAATAACAGCCATTTCTAGTTATCTACTCGCAAATAGAGGAATGTTTGCTGCTGAAAATACTTTGAGACCGATTTTTTTAATCATAGCTAATTTTTTTGGATTTAACGGAATAATTATTGCTTTAACTATTCAAATCATTTATATGGTAAGCCTTAAATCTATAGGAGTTCCCTATCTTTCTCCTTTGATTCCATTTAGAATACAGGAATTAAAAGATACCATTTTCAGAGGAGATTTACAGACAATTATAAATAGCAAACACTCATATACTGAGGACAATGATTAA